From one Vibrio neonatus genomic stretch:
- the modB gene encoding molybdate ABC transporter permease subunit, which yields MLTEIESIALILSLKVALVASISILPVGIALAWLLAKKDFYGKSLLDGLIHLPLVLPPVVIGYVLLIMFGKQGAVGQWLDTYLGIDFSFSWKGAALASAVVALPLMVRSIRLSILSVDSKLEQAAMTLGATPITVFRRITLPLIMPGVISGLVLAFARSLGEFGATITFVSNIPGETQTIPLAMFSFLETPGAEFQAMRLCIIAIIIALLSLFFSEWLSRRSQQKLGLIE from the coding sequence ATGCTTACCGAGATCGAATCCATTGCTCTTATTCTTAGTTTGAAAGTGGCACTTGTGGCCAGCATTTCAATCTTGCCTGTGGGTATAGCGTTAGCATGGTTATTAGCCAAGAAAGACTTTTACGGTAAAAGCCTGCTTGATGGATTAATTCACCTGCCGTTAGTGTTGCCTCCTGTGGTTATCGGTTACGTACTGCTTATTATGTTTGGTAAGCAAGGCGCAGTGGGTCAATGGCTAGATACCTATCTGGGTATAGATTTCTCATTTAGCTGGAAGGGCGCAGCCCTTGCCTCGGCGGTAGTGGCGTTGCCTCTTATGGTGCGCTCTATACGGCTGAGCATTTTGTCTGTAGACAGCAAATTAGAACAAGCGGCGATGACGCTTGGCGCAACCCCGATCACTGTGTTTCGACGCATTACCTTGCCACTGATTATGCCAGGGGTGATATCGGGTTTGGTACTGGCGTTTGCTCGCAGTCTTGGCGAGTTTGGCGCGACCATTACCTTTGTTTCAAATATCCCCGGTGAAACGCAAACCATTCCTTTGGCGATGTTCAGCTTTTTGGAAACTCCCGGCGCCGAATTTCAGGCCATGCGCTTGTGCATCATAGCCATTATCATCGCTTTACTGTCACTATTTTTCAGTGAATGGCTATCGCGTCGCTCTCAACAGAAATTGGGGTTAATTGAATGA
- the modC gene encoding molybdenum ABC transporter ATP-binding protein ModC — MTLQFSFTHQFDSQHFDIQGELPAKGVTAVFGRSGSGKSTLLNVLSGLLTPQSGHVKLNQLTMLDTQNNTHIPVWKRKVAVVFQDARLFPHLSIKDNLLFGAAKHNADVRLAELTALLGIDHLLQAKPNTLSGGEKQRVAIARALLSDPQLLLMDEPLASLDIPRKREVIQYLNQLSAKIEIPIVYVTHSLEEVMHLADHLLVLESGKVVDFGNVETVWNSGTLALWQEGERHSTLLNAKVAERHESYAMRKMKVADHWLWVPDQGLEDKVGQCMRIRINAQDVSVTLSQNSDSSIRNRLPVSIVDISAINAHSNLITLRLDEQLLLKSTLTQWATEELNLTLGSQVYAQIKGVSFTQQNLASY; from the coding sequence ATGACTTTACAATTTTCATTTACCCATCAATTCGATAGCCAGCATTTTGATATTCAAGGTGAATTGCCAGCCAAGGGCGTAACGGCTGTATTTGGGCGTTCTGGAAGCGGTAAATCAACCTTGTTGAATGTACTGTCAGGCTTGTTAACACCGCAATCAGGGCACGTGAAATTAAACCAGTTAACTATGCTCGATACGCAAAATAACACCCATATTCCGGTGTGGAAGCGTAAAGTGGCGGTGGTTTTTCAAGACGCGCGTTTGTTTCCTCATCTTTCTATCAAAGATAATTTGTTATTTGGCGCGGCCAAGCATAATGCTGATGTTCGTCTTGCAGAGCTCACGGCATTATTAGGGATCGATCATCTATTGCAGGCTAAGCCGAATACATTAAGCGGCGGTGAAAAGCAACGCGTGGCGATAGCACGCGCCTTGCTAAGCGATCCACAGTTATTGTTAATGGATGAGCCGCTTGCTAGTTTAGATATTCCGCGTAAAAGAGAGGTTATTCAATACCTTAATCAGCTTTCGGCAAAGATAGAAATCCCCATTGTGTATGTGACGCATAGCCTAGAAGAGGTGATGCATTTAGCCGATCACTTGTTGGTGCTTGAGTCAGGCAAAGTGGTGGATTTTGGTAATGTGGAAACGGTATGGAACAGTGGCACTCTTGCCTTGTGGCAAGAAGGAGAAAGACACAGCACTTTGCTTAATGCCAAGGTTGCAGAGCGACATGAAAGCTATGCGATGCGCAAAATGAAAGTGGCCGATCATTGGTTGTGGGTACCAGATCAAGGATTGGAAGACAAAGTGGGCCAGTGTATGCGTATTCGTATCAATGCGCAGGATGTATCAGTGACATTGTCACAAAATAGTGACAGTTCGATTAGAAATAGGCTACCGGTGTCAATTGTGGATATCAGCGCCATCAATGCCCATTCAAACTTGATTACATTAAGGCTCGATGAACAGTTGCTACTAAAATCAACCTTGACTCAGTGGGCTACTGAAGAGTTGAATTTGACGCTAGGAAGTCAAGTCTACGCACAAATTAAAGGGGTCAGTTTTACCCAGCAAAATTT